From Cervus elaphus chromosome 33, mCerEla1.1, whole genome shotgun sequence, the proteins below share one genomic window:
- the ACMSD gene encoding 2-amino-3-carboxymuconate-6-semialdehyde decarboxylase isoform X5 — protein sequence MLVAWTRQWQEMGRGVTVQALSTVPVMFSYWAKPQDTLDLCQFLNNDLAATIASHPRRFVGLGTLPMQAPELAVKEMERCVKKLGFPGVQIGSHINEWDLNAPELFPVYAEAERLNCSLFVHPWDMQMDGRMAKYWFPWLIGMPAETTAAICSMIMGGVFEKFPKLKVCFAHGGGSFPFTVGRISHGFSMRPDLCAQDNPTNPKKYLGSFYTDSLVHDPLALKLLTDVIGKDKVILGTDYPFPLGELEPGKLIESMGEFDAETKDKLKAGNALEFLGLERKQFE from the exons ATGCTGGTGGCTTGGACCAGGCAGTGGCAAGAGATGGGGAGAG GAGTGACTGTGCAAGCCCTTTCCACGGTTCCCGTCATGTTTAGCTACTGG GCCAAACCTCAGGACACTTTAGACCTGTGCCAATTTCTGAACAACGACCTAGCTGCCACCATTGCGAGCCACCCCAGGAGGTTTGTGGGTCTGGGGACGTTGCCCATGCAGGCCCCTGAGCTGGCGGTTAAGGAGATGGAGCGCTGTGTGAAGAAGTTGGGCTTTCCCGGGGTTCAGATCGGCTCCCACATCAACGAGTGGGACCTGAATGCACCGGAGCTCTTCCCAGTGTACGCG GAGGCTGAAAGGCTGAACTGTTCCCTATTTGTGCACCCCTGGGACATGcagatggatggacggatggcCAAATACTGGTTCCCTTGGCTCATAG GAATGCCAGCTGAGACCACTGCAGCCATCTGTTCCATGATCATGGGTGGAGTGTTTGAGAAGTTTCCTAAACTGAAAGTATGCTTTGCACATGGAG GTGGCTCCTTCCCCTTCACAGTTGGAAGAATCTCTCATGGATTCAGCATGCGTCCTGATCTGTGTGCACAGGACAATCCAACCAACCCAAAGAAATACCTTGGTTCCTTTTATACAGACTCCTTGGTTCATGATCCTCTGGCCCTCAAGCTGTTAACAGATGTCATAGGAAAG gataAAGTCATTTTGGGAACTGATTACCCCTTCCCACTAGGTGAGCTGGAACCTGGGAAACTGATAGAATCCATGGGAGAATTTGATGCAGAAACCAAG gataAACTCAAAGCTGGCAATGCCCTTGAATTTTTGGGTCTTGA